GGAGGAAATTCAGGAGTTTCAAGTCGAGCGTGTTGGAGAGGTCTTGAAACTCGACGGCGTCGCGGTAGTATCCCGAACTGGGAACCCTGAGAAGTTCGCCCGGGCAGTTGAGATCGCTGTGGAGCGCTCTGAGGACCTCGCCGTGGCGTTGATTACAACCGATCCTAAAGTGATGGAGGCCGGTCTCGACGTTTTCGACGAACGTCCGCTGCTTTATCCGGCGACCGAGGATAACATCGAGGACCTAGCGAAGCTAGCGGCCGATGTGGACTGTCCCTTGGGACTTCACGCCCGTGACGTCGAAGACCTCGTACCCCTAGTCGTCGAGGCGCAGCAGTACACGGACGATCTGCTCTTGGACCCGGGTACGGAGTTCGGTTCCCACGATGTGGTTTCTACCACGGACAAGCTGGCGGAAATCCGCAAGGCGGCCATCGAGGAGGAGTTCGAAAGCTTCGGTTACCCGACCCTCGTCACGACGTTTCCCTACGCGTTCCTCGAAGACAATCACGTGAAAGCCGCGAGACGGGAGTCGTACCTGGCATCCGCCTGTGTGCTCAGGTACGCCGACCTCCTCATCATGGACACCGTAGAACCTTGGGCGCTCCTTCCGGTGTTAACCCAGCGTCAGTGTGTGTATACCGACCCACGGGAGCCTCAGGAAGTAGAACCCGGCCTGTACAGGATCGGCGACCCGGACGAGAATTCTCCAGTCTTAGTCACGACGAACTTCACGCTGACGTACCACTGTGTGGCCGGTGACCTCGAGAGCGCCGACGTCGACTGTTGGTTGCTTGTCATCGATACCGGTGGACTCGCCGTGGACGTCAGCGTTGCCGGCGGTCAGTTCACGGGGGAGGCCGTGAAGGAAGTCATCGAGGAGACGGGCATCAAGGACAATGTCGAACATCGTGTCCTCGTGATTCCGGGCAAGGCCGCCGCCGTGAAGGGTGATGTGGAGGACGCCACCGGCTGGGACGTGGTGATCGGTACCCAGGACTCGTCCGAGCTGCCTGAGTTTCTGGAGAAAGAAGGTCTACTGAGGATTGATGAATAACCGGCGACTTT
Above is a window of Methanopyrus sp. SNP6 DNA encoding:
- the acsC gene encoding acetyl-CoA decarbonylase/synthase complex subunit gamma, with translation MAQLSAMDVYNLLPKANCGACGCKTCMEFATKLVNREAKPEDCPKLDDESLEKLQELLAPPIKELTIGEGDREVIVGGDEVMFRHELSFFNPPPVFVTVYDDMKEDEIAGKTEEIQEFQVERVGEVLKLDGVAVVSRTGNPEKFARAVEIAVERSEDLAVALITTDPKVMEAGLDVFDERPLLYPATEDNIEDLAKLAADVDCPLGLHARDVEDLVPLVVEAQQYTDDLLLDPGTEFGSHDVVSTTDKLAEIRKAAIEEEFESFGYPTLVTTFPYAFLEDNHVKAARRESYLASACVLRYADLLIMDTVEPWALLPVLTQRQCVYTDPREPQEVEPGLYRIGDPDENSPVLVTTNFTLTYHCVAGDLESADVDCWLLVIDTGGLAVDVSVAGGQFTGEAVKEVIEETGIKDNVEHRVLVIPGKAAAVKGDVEDATGWDVVIGTQDSSELPEFLEKEGLLRIDE